The sequence NNNNNNNNNNNNNNNNNNNNNNNNNNNNNNNNNNNNNNNNNNNNNNNNNNNNNNNNNNNNNNNNNNNNNNNNNNNNNNNNNNNNNNNNNNNNNNNNNNNNNNNNNNNNNNNNNNNNNNNNNNNNNNNNNNNNNNNNNNNNNNNNNNNNNNNNNNNNNNNNNNNNNNNNNNNNNNNNNNNNNNNNNNNNNNNNNNNNNNNNNNNNNNNNNNNNNNNNNNNNNNNNNNNNNNNNNNNNNNNNNNNNNNNNNNNNNNNNNNNNNNNNNNNNNNNNNNNNNNNNNNNNNNNNNNNNNNNNNNNNNNNNNNNNNNNNNNNNNNNNNNNNNNNNNNNNNNNNNNNNNNNNNNNNNNNNNNNNNNNNNNNNNNNNNNNNNNNNNNNNNNNNNNNNNNNNNNNNNNNNNNNNNNNNNNNNNNNNNNNNNNNNNNNNNNNNNNNNNNNNNNNNNNNNNNNNNNNNNNNNNNNNNNNNNNNNNNNNNNNNNNNNNNNNNNNNNNNNNNNNNNNNNNNNNNNNNNNNNNNNNNNNNNNNNNNNNNNNNNNNNNNNNNNNNNNNNNNNNNNNNNNNNNNNNNNCTCGGAGTCATGAAAAGATTGATAAAAAGATCCCCAAAGCACTGCTGATGAGGATACTCACAATCACTCGCCGACTCGCTACAAAATGTAGTCTTGTCTGCGATAATGTTTATACTACTCACCGAACGTTCTATGGAATGTTCGTTACGCTATGTCACAACCGCgttccttagcaaccacacacagCGCTCAATAAacagaacatgaaaaaatacaacaacaacaaaacagaactCAGTAAAGTAAGGAGTTCGTTAGTGATGGGAGTCCTCTGCGGTTTCATTCGAATACATAAATATAGAAAGTGAATACATAAAtatagaaagatttttttttgacaattatttttattatgtgtaaaacatttaatgatttttattagtaatacatGATGTGTACAATTTAAAAGTGACATTGACAGTGAAGTGAAAATCACCTGATTTAATCGTTAGCTCTAACACATTATAGCAtctatgttattatttattaatgttgttatgttgaaaataaataaataaataaataaataaataaataaataagaaaagagagaaatatgtTAAAACCAAAACACTGGTCTCAAGCACAGTGTTCAAAACGCAAAGGACGGAGCTGACTATTACATCAATGACAGACTGCCATCTTGTGGCAAGTATGATTATTACTTTGcctccattgtcctcatttgtaagacgctttggataaaactgtctgctaaatgacaaaatgtaatgtaatttaatgaaaattcCCACCACAGTGTCATCTCCACCATCAGATCATGTACCATGTATAACAGCATTCTGTGATGGAAATGATGGTGACTCAACGTTTTGAGCATTTTGGAATATAAATGTCAGCTGACAGTTTATATGttctaaatacacaaaatataatattttcacatttttgaacaaactgAAGCTTGGAAGTGATTCATAAAATACCCTGTTCAAAAAGTGATGTTTACCTTAATTCCTTATTTATTTACAGACCACATGTGTCATATTTCAAATAAGCTCTTCACTGCACTGTTGTCTTCTTGGTAAGCAAATACTCTAActttccaaaccttttttttttttttttttttaattcatattaagtATTTTTCAATTCACAGCCCCTGGTCATTCTATGCTTCTGTTGTACTGTATGCAGCAGAGCAgtgttaaaataatatgaatattatataaaatattatattgtatttggaATTGACCTTTACTCTTTGAAATGAACTTTAACTTTCAATGCCAGAAGTCTGATTAAAGAGATATCATAACCCAATTTTGTGTTCTTAGAAATGATGAAGTCTGAGGATTTATTTCATCACAGACATTGTGCAAACAGTCTGACTGTTATTTCCAAATATGAGTGATGTTGTACAGTCTGGTTGCATCTGTAAATGTGCAATCAGAGTTCAGAGCCAATCCAAACAGATCTGACCTTGAATGTCATTGCACTCTAATtgattagaaatataattttagatCATATTTATCTTTCCATTTATAGCTTTTCAATGCTGTAAAAACCTAGGCAAATAAAGCATGCACATTAAATGCAACACTGGTGCATATAACCTCTTTAGTCAGGCTATCAGATGATACCTTCTTCATGTATGATGCAGTTTTGTCACTTGAAGAGATCTTGTATGATTTGAGAAATAAATCCTTTGTGGAAACAAGTagaatacactgtaaaatgttgTAACCTGCAACCATTCCCTTAAAAGAGCTATATTTTACCCATACATTTTTGTTAGTAATGTATAAGTTAATGTATTGAGGTTGATTCAGTGgtgttaaataacattttagacttgaATTAAACCAcagatacttttaaaatgagtaCTTATTATGGGGGGGAGGGTGGTCTCTTAAGTGCAAGCagaatgtaatatttttggacacttaattgcatgctaTTTATAATTAAACTAAGATTAATTTACAATTAAACTGCAATTTTTGACTCACTgaaggacttaagtacatctttaaatgtaactttatatttattttgattgtctTTCAAATATGGTAAAAGTGTACTTCTGAATGTGCCGATGAGCATTAaaccaaaatatactttaatgccatttctTCAGAAACTGGtgtgttatgtatttaaatatatttataattacacatttgttttaataaggttgccatacatttaaaatatattactttaaaggtaatatcaaataacagttaattttaatcaagtattttacttgtggtttattatgacaaaatcaaaataagtgtagttctttaaagcatgacaaataattattaaaaatgtactgtgacattacaaaatgcactttttaaaagagtCCACTTTTTATTTAAGTGTGTTAAAAACTGTTATAAGCATACTCTTTAAggcttttatttcataatatgtctatattttagtattatatccttttatagtttttagtttttaaaacttttaatacttttttaaatgtgattctgTCATTTACATTAGCTTTTCAATATGACTATTTtggtttgattcatttttatttcagttttaggcttatattatctgcaaatacagTCTAAAAAAACACTCTTTAAGCATGAAGTgcacatttaacacaattaagcacattttttttttctttttttccacaaggGATGGTCTGATGTAAATCACCATTCTGGGGTCAGTGTCCTTCAGTAAACTGCTAGGTCTCAGCGTGGCAGCCTGAATGTCACGCTGTGAAGAAATAAGGGGTGTTTAAGCTCAAGGGGGGATCTTTCACCGAACTCAACCACTAGCAGATCAGGCCACTATGTTGCATAACTGTCCCACACAGCCCCTGACAGACACACTATAAAAAGAGGCTCTTTCTTCAGATTTTGCACTGCATCCAGGCCCCGTCTGCTACAGTACACCATCTAATCAAGAGACGCCCTCAGCCTGAAACCCACCTCGAGCAACCATGCAGTCTGCCGATGCCAAGCTCAGCCGAAGCTCCCTGCTGCTGGCCCTGAGGCGCTACAGCACAGCAGTGCACAATATGGAGCAGACCATCCTGCTTCCCAGCCTCCTCAGAGACGTGCCGTACGACAACGATCCAGACTGTGAGGCCGCCGATCACAGCATGGACCTGTATGAGTACTATCTTCTGCTGAAAGCCATCAAGAACACGGTGGAGAGCGGCCTCGTCTCACATGACGACACCAAGGCCAAGAGTCACACTGCCCTGCACAAAGGCCTGGAGCCCCTGCTGGAGGCCGAGCCTGAGACGCTTTTCCATTTCCATCTGCGAGGCCTGTTTACAGTCATGGCAACGCTCACGAAGAAGTCCCAGAACTTGACTGAGAAATATTTGGACATCATTGGCATCAGTCATTAGGATTTAGCACATCTCGTGGAAAAATCCATGTTGGGATAGGTTGTAATTACCTGGAAAGCTGTTTACGTCCTTGTCACTATTTACGtgacatgcaataaaaaatataaaaaattattttgttttagaagtgtatttaaaataatttcttctttTCGTCCATTACATTTGGCTGCTTGTATTATTAGCTTGCAttctgtttaatgattgaaaGTGAACAATTATAAATCCCATTTGTCATtgtcttacattttaaaatagacaaACTGCTTCCCTTAAAATATTAGGGTTTGCAGTGTgttatgtgatttgttttttaatgaacacaATTTTGTAAATTACATACACAAGATAACTGAAATGCGTTGAAGACTTTCTCTTGATGCAATTGTACATAATGTGCATATCATATATTGTAAAAGAAATTcacaaaatttcattaaaaatgaccaGAACATGTGCTAGTGAAATCATCGAGATGTAACAAATTTAAGCCAATAATAAAAGGCAACTGTTGTAATATTGCCAAATTACTGTGCATACACTAGTGCTATTTTGGTATTAGGGTTAATTtgaatattactatttaaattagagtttttatttcagttttagttatttccagtaagtaattttagtgctttatcTTAAACtgatttcagttagctgccaaagTAAAATCTCTGGTTTTAATTGATCTTTTTAGTTCtttatctataatttattttatttcaattatggaatttaaaaatgttttttatttttttatactttttgttaacaataataaccctgacatacacagacacactatACATGAAGtcctgtaataatattacttgtaTACCTCCTTTCAGTGgaataattcagttttaaaatatgaatttatgtcAAACGAGAAGTAGATGAAATCTTCCAAAGTAAGAGCAACCGAATCTGTTGCAAAAGTCCTGGGATTTCATATTATTGCACGAGAAGGCTATCGGTACAATATCCATGCCAAAGTCTAGCTGAAATCATTTGGGACATGAAAGCACAGCCTCAAATGTCATGCTGTTCAGTGCTGTCACAATTATTTGTACGGTCATTTCAGAGATACTAATGACCTTTTTTATGCATGTCTTTGTAACATGCTTTCTGACAATATGCCAACCACACTTTAAAGGACattaaaatgcatattcagtaTTCTTCATACATACATGTACAAGACTGAACTTAAATTATGAAAGGAGCAGTTCTCCAACAATAAAAAGTACTGTCATTTTAAACCGTATACATCTTCCATGGAATACAAATTAGACATTTTGAAGtgtttcttgctttcttttttgaGGGCaggtaatataaaattaatattattattaacagcgGTTCTTAATCCTAGTCCTCGCGACACCCCCGCTCTGCATattttttgcatgtctctctagtttaacacacctgatttagaCAACCAGCTCGTTACGAGCTCCTTgaatgaactgtgttctgattgacatGTTCCCTATATAGTGTTCACTGTTCTCTCCTCCCTGCACACGGGAAATTGgctgaagtttacttcacttaaaaacacagatttgtgcaCTTTAAtaccctttgaatggaacatatacgcttctttcgaactggaatcatggcagaatatgctgtgatgtccacttcgcagggcacttatggtcAAATGGAACAAACCCTTGAAGTGGTacgagaaacatacaaaatgtgcagagagGGGGTCGCGAAGACCAGGATTAAGAACCGCTGATTATTATAACCAATTAAAATAACCTGGTAATGTAAAAACTAATTGTGCACtggaaatatattaataaaaaaaaaaatcagatcttttttttttttttcagacagtttaATGACATTGAGGACACAacttaataaatcaatataagaGTATTTTTAACAGTAAAGTCTGTTTAACCAGATTTGCAACAATTGTCTTCACATTCCTCGTGACAACTACATCCTTTCAACGAATTGGATGAAAAGGCTCCACGATTTCAGCAAATGTCTTCAGTGCTGGTTTGAGACAGTGAAATAAAATAGTTGAAAGATTGACAGTATTGTGGCAACAACATACACAATCATTTTAATACAGAGAAAACCTCAAGACAGAAATTAACACACGAATGCGGCTGGATTTCCATGTGCTGTTACCTTTGTCTGGAAATTCCTCAGGATGCAGCCGGATGTACTCACTCATGTCTCTGTCCAATGTGGCATATTTATAATTCTCAAACTTTGTGAGATGATAGCCAATGAACCATCCAACAGTTATGAACAGCGCTTGGCGGTGAagacctgtttaaaaaaacaaaacaaacaaaaaaaaccccatcaGATTGCAAAAACATGTTTGCATAATCCAATTATGCTTGCTGATTTTTACTGGTGAGGGGcattacatttgttattgttttttgaaaaaatgtacaCTTACGTATTACAACTGGTAAGATTTCTGcattaattttacacatttttttttatcatttatgtcAGTTAGATAAATAGTGCTTATATTCTAGTGATAAGCAGTCTCTAGTAATATTATTGGCTTAAGTGATAAGAAGGATTGCAATAGCAATTCCACTGCTCTTGATAATAAAATGTAGTAACCATGTAAATATCAAGAATGTTTGTATTCATTCAGCATATATATGTTGCCATCACAGCTGATTTGTGTAAGGGCTGCAAGTAACGTTAAAATCAACCAGGAACGCGTTATTTCATAGTTATTATGTAATTAAACGACAATGTGTTGATGTTAGAGATAtagtttattataaatgcattggTGTAGCTGTGTTCTCACCGGCTTTGAGCGCAGGCCTGCGGTTTAAACTGTTGTGCAGCATCGCGGTCGCCCAGCCGCACAGACCGAACCACACTGAATTTCTGTTGACGATCCCTGGAGGAGGCAAAACTTTCGCCTCGGCAGGCAGAAGCCCCATTGTGACAAATAACAGGCTCTTCTAAAGTCAGAACCCCTTTGACTCAACTGTCCATCTCACCTCCTAGAGGAAATCAAGGGCAATGTTTAGGCGGAAATGAAACCCGGTCCGGTGAGAAACACGTGGCGGATTTACAAGTGTTCCGGAGAGAGCATCTACTctatccaaaaaacaaaacaaaaaaacaaacacgctTCTAAGACCAAATTCAAGCTTTTCTTATTTTCTGCAGATCTTTTGTAGAGCTATCAtcttattcaaaaatattttaacaatatgccaaatatatgttgtaaacagtgaagctcaatgaaatatatCTTTGTTGAAAGTGGAAATATATTTCGTTCcaactttcatttaatttcaaatatgtatttcaggggcaagaaaatacGTTTTTAATCTTATAGTAGCCTACATTGAGTTTAAAGGCAAATGTGGAATGGAATAGCCTACTAGAgatcaaaactaaatttatatTGATGTAATAATGTGTAATTATTTGGTGTAtagtaatgtattttatgtatttttaaacattgtaaagtATGTTATTTGCTTACATTTTTAGTCAACTGTGTTATATTTTCCCACGTAGACAGCAAATAAAGTTTttctccaatatatatatatatatatatatatatatatatatatatatatatatatatatatatatatatatatatatatatatatatataggttgaaaatatatttaatttaatttaaatgcatttatttataaccatactagcaatatatatatatatatatatatatatatatatatatatatatatatatatttttttttttttttttatttaatatatacccCCCGCTTTTCTGTTTTCCCATTTCCACTGGTGAACGTTGAACTACAAATCCCAGAATGCAGCTGCGATGTTTTCCGGACTCGGCTTCCACTGGGAAAGCAGCATGACGTCATTGTCAAAAACACCGAGAAACTCTGCGATCATTGTGCAACACTGGAGCCGAAAATCTGCCGAGGTTGCTGTTGGCGCTGCACGATCGCTATTATCGTTTCGATTAAAAGCCTGAAGAAAAGCCTGAATGCACTCGGAATAATAGAAGCAGTGGGGTGAATCCCCAGTGTTTGGTAAGTGTAAAGATGATTTAATGTGACCTTTAATGTGTAGAGCATCCTGCTAGCTAATGGAGAACATTGTGCCTGCTGGTTTTATTtcctcataaaataaaatgtgcagttttcaCTATTTATAAAGGGTCTAAATATAAAGGAAGTGTATTAGGCCACATCTGTGTCTTTTGCTGTGCTCAGTGATATTGCATATCAGATTTCAGTTTTCTGTTTAGAGAGATTGcatgccaggttttttttttcatccataccCAGTAGGGAtcaataaagtatatattttctgttctgttatttaatatttaaaatcctTATTTTGTCCTGTAAAGTACAAATTACAGTCGTAATGTATGTAACTAAAGGAATAGTGCAGTGcatattttatctattttcaACATGTTGATTTCTGGATGAAAATGAAATACAGTTTAGAAGGTTGTTTTTTATTCGTTGATAGTAAAAAACTGTGTTTATGCTGTTGCAATATGTGCAAATGAATGACTAAACATACCATAAATTGTGTccaaaaatattaactataattGTGGCTGAGcacaaatgcataattttgtaataattacaaaattaatgtaaGATAAAGTATTTTTGCAGTGGTGGTGAagttatttctttaatataaaatggGGTCTGTTTATGCTCAACTTACAGGTTTTAGTTGTATTaattcataacaataataataataatataattaataatgtattatttctttttttatattaatttcatacaAAATGAATGTGAGATAACTTTCTGCAGTGGAGATGACACGGTTGTGTAATGTTCGAATGTTTATTCATGCAGCTAATTAagttaactttttattaaatttaaaattatttttaaagggggcCTTTATAAATTTTcaattgtatttcttttaaatgcttttcttcCACCACAGTTCTTAATTAGCTGTTGAAAGTATGTTTgcgtgtatgcatgtgtgttgaCAGGCCTCTGGGAGTTGTTCTTTATTCCTTGTGTCTTTATTGCGGTCCTCTCAGCATCCTGCCATAGGCCTTGGCAACAGCAGCATTTGAGCACATGCATAGCAGCTTCTCCTATAGCAACACTTCAGAAACAAACACTCCTAATGTGTGTGGTGAAATACAGAGGCACTGTTGATCTAATAAATTAAAGAATGAACAGCAAAAAAATGGTCCCCAGAGACGTCAGGAGTAGTTTATTCCCTCGTTTGTTCTCAGCAGGACATCACTGAAGTCACTGAAATGTTTGTTCTGTAAGGGCGGCTTCTTTCACTTCAAACAGTGTTTTATCAGAGGGATGTTGCTCAGCCATGTGTAGTTTGCATTGCAGTTCTTAACACCCACATATTATTcacctgtctgtctttctgtctgcctgtctctctgtctctcttcattCATGTTCCCTCAGCTGAGCATGAGCATGGAGGATTATGACTACTTATTCAAAATTGTGCTGATAGGAAATGCAGGAGTGGGCAAAACCTGCCTCGTCCGACGCTTCACTCAGGTGTGTGGAAGAACTCATTGCATTATCTTGGCTATAACAAAACAACACTAGAGGTTTGCAATGTGTAAGTGTCTTTATAACATTTGCAATCcctaattttataataattgttgcatttaaaaaaaactcgcATTTCTAGGGGCTCTTCCCTCCTGGACAAGGTGCCACCATTGGAGTTGATTTCATGATCAAAACTGTGGAAATAAAAGGAGTGAAGGTGAAGGTGGGTAAGCCTCTTTAGTGTTTGTATCATTTTGAGGTAACTATATGGAAATTTTATTGGAATATAGTGGTTATTGCTtatgcatgcatgaatgaataaatgaaaaaaaaaaatagtgactaGTTACTtgtaaggtttatttatttaattttagttttatgtcTATATATTGTATTAAGttatttgtttcatcttttttatgtttcttatgtTTTGCATGCTATGCAATCTTTTGGTTATGCTCTTGATTTCTTTTTGTCATAACCTGTGATGCGGCCTTTGttttgcaataattaaatattgttgttaCCATTATGTCTTATCAATTTTCATAGCCCCAAACCTAAGGGCGCTTCACTAtccaataaaagaaaataataaaaactttattactttttataataaatttttatactaCCACTACTAATAATAATCTGTTGGCTGTTGGTGGTGACACAAAAAGGATTCTTCTAACAAGGCTAAATAAAATGaagtaatcaattaaaaaatactgtatgaatttgctttaaatatatattaaatatatgtataagctGCACTTGACTAATCACAGTGGTTCAAAATCGCATCGTTGTATAAGTCACATCTATAATATACAATcagaattaatttaaatgtattattaaataaaacaaaacattataaacactgtaaatgtgttttagttCTCCTCAGTCCACAAAAAGTCCTTTCAATTTAAAAGTCTTCAGAATGCAACAGGAATGAAACAGAAATTTTGgcattcattaaaaacacattttttataagtGCCAAAcctaaaatacttaatttaaagtgaaaaatattgTAGTATACACCTGTTTTGTGTGCTTGATGTCAATTGCATTATAAGTCTGTTTGGAATATCAGTCACAAAATTCTTCAGATgataaaaaatgctatttatatttctattaacACCTGGtatatatgttcatatatatatatatatatatatatataatgtgactAGTCTTGGCCTTGAAATGTATCAAGCATCAGTTTAGAGTAGACCACTCACTGATTAAGCCCTTGTATTTGAGTCCGTGTACCTCTAGGCATTTTTCCGCATTTCAGTGCACTTCCTGCTaatgagacagacagaaagctgTAGTTTGTGTTCGGTTCTGCTAGAATTACTAAGTGACTTAACTGATTATTTGATCTACTCATTCCCACAGCTCCAGATCTGGGACACGGCCGGGCAGGAGCGTTTCCGCTCAATTACCCAGAGTTACTACCGCAGTGCCAACGCTCTCATTCTCACCTATGACATCACCTGTGAAGATTCCTTCCGGTGCCTTCCTGAGTGGCTGAGGGAGATCGAGCAGTATGCCAACAACCAAGTAGTGACAATCTTAGTAGGTGAGTATTCAAGTTTTAATTGaaccattttaaaattataaaacaaatcatGTATtttcgctgttttttttttcttctttttttgctaCAGTGTATAGAGTGATGATATAAATGTCAAAATCAATTACATATTGTCCTCTATCAGCGAAGGTCATGTTTCCTTCAGATTGTCAGATTAACTGCACCACGCAGTAGATCACAGGCTTATATTAGTAACAGTTGTTCAGTACAAGGAGCATATATGAGTACAGTAGGGATATGCTGGTATCAAAAactcatgttgcgattaattgctaatgcttttatcacggtatacggtattatcatgatatttaaatttagattaaaaaaagtggtcataatacagtataacaggtttaataacttttttcttattacaaaaatgaatatttaaatacaataaagcaatacagaaaaatatataaagttaaacgttttacacagattaaagtgcaaaagtactataaagaccaataggtaaaactttacaataagacctcattagttaaccttagttaatgcattaacagtcacaatgagcaatagctcataacaaatctttgttaaaaaatacaagtcttagttcatgttagcacattaaataacacagttgcaactttcgattttaacaacgtgt is a genomic window of Cyprinus carpio isolate SPL01 chromosome B15, ASM1834038v1, whole genome shotgun sequence containing:
- the LOC109064793 gene encoding NADH dehydrogenase [ubiquinone] 1 subunit C2-like, whose amino-acid sequence is MGLLPAEAKVLPPPGIVNRNSVWFGLCGWATAMLHNSLNRRPALKAGLHRQALFITVGWFIGYHLTKFENYKYATLDRDMSEYIRLHPEEFPDKALKTFAEIVEPFHPIR
- the LOC109051852 gene encoding ras-related protein Rab-30 translates to MSMEDYDYLFKIVLIGNAGVGKTCLVRRFTQGLFPPGQGATIGVDFMIKTVEIKGVKVKLQIWDTAGQERFRSITQSYYRSANALILTYDITCEDSFRCLPEWLREIEQYANNQVVTILVGNKIDLADKREVHRQRAEEFAEAQSMLYLETSAKESDNVEKLFLDLACELIREAKQNTLDNNDSTPMPGEGKNINYLSCCSIN
- the LOC109064811 gene encoding mid1-interacting protein 1-B-like, encoding MQSADAKLSRSSLLLALRRYSTAVHNMEQTILLPSLLRDVPYDNDPDCEAADHSMDLYEYYLLLKAIKNTVESGLVSHDDTKAKSHTALHKGLEPLLEAEPETLFHFHLRGLFTVMATLTKKSQNLTEKYLDIIGISH